One part of the Dyadobacter sp. 676 genome encodes these proteins:
- the rodA gene encoding rod shape-determining protein RodA, translating into MAESKPITKNVDWMVVLIYIACLVIGWLNIYAAVYNPEAHTSMFDLSNNAGKQLMWIGTAALLIICILVIDYKFYETFSFVIYAVVIFLLVVVLFAGSNINGSRSWIKLGSFSLQPAEFSKLAISLAISKYLSDPAISLNRKLKDYYPIMGIIALPAFLILLSNETGSMLVFASFAIVLYREGMPGFIPAIGMIGASLLIITLLFVKWYIAGAIIVIAGLVIWLMPVMTRRRGGLWATILIAFVMIGIVFGVDFFMNNVLQKHQRGRIMVLLDPDSDPRGIGWNVIQSKIAIGSGGLTGKGFLQGTQTKFDFVPEQSTDFIFCTVGEEHGFLGTSIVVFLFIALISRLVVLAERQRSRFARVYGYCVAGIIFFHFMVNIGMTIGLMPVIGIPLPFFSYGGSSLWSFSVLLFIFLKIDAQRPFTLSRG; encoded by the coding sequence ATGGCTGAAAGCAAGCCGATTACCAAGAATGTGGATTGGATGGTGGTGTTGATATACATCGCTTGCCTTGTTATTGGCTGGTTGAATATCTATGCCGCCGTGTACAACCCGGAAGCGCACACGAGCATGTTCGACCTCTCGAATAATGCCGGAAAACAGCTGATGTGGATCGGAACGGCCGCATTGCTGATTATCTGTATCCTCGTGATCGACTATAAGTTTTACGAAACGTTCTCTTTCGTAATATATGCCGTGGTCATATTCCTGCTCGTGGTCGTGCTTTTTGCGGGTTCCAATATCAACGGATCGCGGTCGTGGATCAAGCTGGGCAGTTTTTCGTTGCAGCCGGCTGAGTTCTCCAAGCTGGCGATCAGTCTGGCGATTTCCAAATACCTGAGCGATCCGGCGATCAGCCTCAACCGGAAATTGAAGGATTACTATCCGATCATGGGGATCATCGCATTGCCCGCATTCCTGATCCTGTTGTCGAACGAAACGGGTTCGATGCTGGTTTTCGCCTCGTTTGCGATCGTACTTTACCGCGAAGGGATGCCCGGGTTTATTCCTGCCATCGGGATGATCGGCGCGTCTTTGCTGATCATCACATTGCTTTTTGTGAAATGGTACATCGCCGGGGCCATTATCGTGATTGCCGGGCTTGTAATATGGCTGATGCCGGTAATGACGCGTCGCCGGGGAGGGCTTTGGGCGACGATCCTCATCGCTTTCGTGATGATCGGAATCGTGTTCGGGGTCGATTTCTTTATGAATAATGTGCTTCAAAAACACCAGCGGGGCCGCATTATGGTGTTGCTCGATCCGGATTCCGATCCGCGCGGTATCGGCTGGAACGTGATCCAGTCCAAAATCGCGATCGGTTCGGGCGGACTTACCGGAAAAGGATTTTTGCAGGGTACCCAAACCAAATTCGACTTCGTACCCGAGCAGAGCACCGACTTCATTTTCTGTACCGTAGGAGAGGAGCATGGCTTCCTGGGCACTTCCATCGTCGTATTCCTTTTTATTGCATTGATATCCAGGCTTGTTGTGCTCGCCGAGCGACAGCGTAGCCGCTTCGCGAGGGTATATGGGTACTGCGTGGCGGGGATTATTTTCTTCCACTTTATGGTCAACATCGGGATGACCATCGGCCTGATGCCGGTTATCGGTATCCCGCTGCCCTTTTTCAGCTACGGCGGCTCGTCGCTATGGTCGTTTTCCGTACTCCTCTTCATTTTCCTGAAAATCGACGCGCAGAGACCGTTTACGTTGTCGAGGGGCTGA
- the mrdA gene encoding penicillin-binding protein 2, with amino-acid sequence MLESRRFVIIGFFALVGVIYLLRLFYLQVLDESYSIESSSNSIKRVTEIPFRGQIYDRYGKLIVYNTPVYDLLVTPAKVRMDDTLRFCKVLGIERRDFDSLMTAARAYSPVKPSLFLRQLSKEDFASIQDIMVDYSGFEFAKSSLRTYTAPTLANTLGYVSEITKGQLEKQEEPYYRQGDYIGQSGVEKIYENELRGKRGTKFVMQNVNGVYKGPWKNGELDTMAVAGENLYTGLDLEVQQYADSLMVNKVGSVVAIEPKTGQIISMVSAPTYDPNILASRYFSKNFAALARNPYKPLFNRPVMASYRPGSTFKLIQALIGLQEGVITPGSGFTHANCPVGCHNHPATSTVALGVAHSCNPYFYNVFRRLIYKNNIKNTFKASAVGLDAWHDDIAKFGIGQRLGIDLPSEYKGNLPNKKYYDRFYGEYRWKFSNIYSLSIGEGELLITPLKMANVAAIIANRGYYYTPHVIHGIGDKKKVKPEFLERHETGVEPHNFEPVIEGMIGAVEAGTARRSRVEGITIAGKTGTSQNKRGDDHSIFIAFAPVEDPKIAIAVFVENAGAGGVAAAPIASLIIEKYLTRKVTNKALEERMMKLDLMSKVVLPTTTKKPVAADSTKKKTEAVKPADPNDPANRKAGAPHPANPAAMRKPVALPRDNKGKAL; translated from the coding sequence GTATATAATACTCCCGTTTACGATCTGCTGGTGACGCCCGCCAAGGTGCGTATGGACGATACACTGCGATTTTGCAAGGTCCTGGGCATCGAACGCCGCGATTTCGACAGCCTCATGACGGCGGCCAGGGCTTATAGCCCCGTGAAGCCCTCTCTGTTCCTGCGGCAGCTCTCCAAGGAGGATTTTGCGTCGATACAGGACATTATGGTCGATTACTCCGGGTTTGAATTTGCGAAGAGCTCCCTGCGTACGTATACGGCGCCTACGCTTGCTAACACGCTCGGATATGTGAGCGAGATCACCAAAGGCCAGCTCGAAAAGCAGGAGGAGCCTTATTACCGGCAGGGCGACTACATCGGGCAGAGCGGTGTTGAAAAGATTTATGAGAATGAACTGAGGGGGAAAAGAGGCACCAAGTTTGTAATGCAGAATGTGAACGGCGTTTACAAAGGCCCATGGAAGAATGGCGAGCTCGATACGATGGCGGTTGCGGGAGAGAACCTTTACACTGGCCTGGACCTGGAAGTGCAGCAGTATGCGGATAGCCTGATGGTCAACAAGGTGGGCAGTGTGGTGGCGATCGAACCGAAGACCGGCCAGATCATTTCGATGGTTTCCGCACCGACATACGATCCCAACATCCTGGCAAGCCGTTATTTCTCCAAAAACTTTGCCGCACTGGCCCGCAACCCCTACAAGCCGTTGTTCAACAGGCCGGTGATGGCGAGTTACCGTCCGGGATCGACATTCAAGCTGATCCAGGCGTTGATCGGTTTGCAGGAAGGTGTCATTACGCCGGGAAGCGGTTTTACGCATGCCAATTGCCCGGTAGGATGCCATAACCACCCCGCAACGAGCACGGTCGCGCTCGGAGTGGCGCATTCGTGCAATCCCTATTTCTATAATGTATTCAGAAGGCTGATTTATAAAAACAATATCAAAAATACCTTCAAAGCATCGGCCGTCGGGCTGGATGCCTGGCACGACGATATCGCGAAATTCGGGATCGGGCAGCGGCTCGGGATCGATTTGCCAAGCGAGTACAAGGGGAACTTGCCCAATAAAAAGTATTACGACCGTTTTTACGGCGAATACCGCTGGAAATTCTCCAACATTTACTCGCTCAGCATCGGCGAAGGCGAATTGCTGATCACGCCTTTGAAAATGGCGAATGTGGCGGCGATTATCGCCAACCGCGGGTATTACTACACGCCGCATGTGATCCATGGGATTGGCGACAAGAAAAAGGTAAAGCCGGAGTTCCTCGAAAGGCATGAAACAGGCGTGGAACCGCATAATTTCGAGCCGGTGATCGAAGGAATGATCGGGGCGGTGGAGGCCGGTACGGCGCGGCGGTCGCGCGTGGAAGGCATTACGATTGCAGGGAAAACCGGTACTTCGCAGAACAAACGCGGGGACGACCATTCTATTTTTATCGCTTTCGCGCCGGTGGAAGATCCCAAAATCGCGATTGCGGTTTTCGTGGAGAATGCGGGTGCAGGAGGTGTGGCGGCAGCGCCTATTGCCAGCCTGATCATTGAAAAATACCTCACGCGTAAGGTGACGAACAAGGCACTGGAAGAGCGGATGATGAAGCTCGACCTGATGAGCAAGGTAGTTTTGCCGACCACGACAAAGAAACCCGTTGCAGCCGATAGCACGAAGAAAAAAACGGAGGCCGTAAAGCCGGCTGATCCCAACGATCCGGCGAATCGTAAAGCGGGCGCGCCCCACCCGGCAAACCCCGCCGCCATGCGTAAGCCGGTGGCGCTACCACGCGACAACAAGGGCAAAGCGCTTTAA